CGGGCGGACCCTGTTCGCCGGCCAGCTGGGTGACGAAGCTGCCGTCGGGCTCGAACAGCTGAACGCCCCAGCCGGAGTGCTGGTCTCGATTGTCCTGCCACACCTTGGTGAGCGCGTCGAGCATGGGCGACCAGATGCGGCGGTCGGCGGAGATGAGCTTGGGCTGCTTCTCCATCACCACGCCCGGAATCGGGGCCATGCGCGGTTCGAGGATGTTGAAGTCGCCGTCGCGCAGGTTGACCGCCACAATGGGTTTGCCCTGCGATGCCGAGAGCTGTTGCAGCAGAGCCGGTCCGTCGATGAGCGGGGCGACGGGTGCGATGGCCGCGCCGAGCGCGTTGGTGGAGGCGACCGGGTCGGTGATCTTGGCCGGGTCCAGTTTGATGACGTTGATGGTCTGCTCGGTCATCAGCGGCTGGCCGCCGATGTCGTTCACCTTCGGCGAGGGCTGGGCGAAGGTGCGCACCAGTTTGGCGCTGCGCTTGGCGTCCAGCTGCGGCATGACCAGGGCCGGGTCCCACGAGATGCGCCAGCCCACACTGAGTTTGCGCACGGTGCCGTTCAGGTCGTATTTCCAGTCCCGCTTGTCGCCGAAGTTCCAGGCGCCGGTCATGGAGAAGAGACCAGTCGTACCGTCCAGTCCGATGTACTGGGTCACGTGGTAGTCCGGCTTGCCCGGATCAAGGCCCTCGAAAACTTGCTTCAGCGTTGCCGAAGCCCCGGCCGGGTAGGAAGTCAGTCGCGACGCCCCGTCATAGTCCTTCTTGTCGATCAGCGTGGTGAACCGCTCGACCACCGCCTCCGCACCCGACGACCGATCTCGAACTCCACACGACCCCATCGCGATCGCGACGGCCGCCACACCCGCGAGTGCGATCGCACCCCGTACCCGGAAGCGGCGGGATCCCCACACATCCATATCGCCCACTCTTCACTCTGGCCACATCAGCAACAGGTCCCACGGTACCGCGCCCGCCCGGCGCGCGGCTCCACCTTTCCACCGGGCGTCCTTGTTCTGAGCACCACCATAGTGCCGAAATCGGTCGGCAGTGACCACTTACATGATCACCGGTCGGTTACGGCCCCTGGCGTATTCGAGACTCTGGAGACCGTTCGGTTCTCACTGACGACAGCGATTCCGCCCGACCGCGCCGCGGACGGTGAACCCCGTTCTCTCAGAGCGGAATCCACCCGGGCGAAAACGACGTAACGTTGTAATCAGCATTACAACTCCATGCCGTAAGTGAGAGTGACCAATATGAGACACGGACATCGCGGACCCGGTTTCGGGCGCGGCGGCGGCTGGCAGCAAGCCGACCTTCCCGACGCCTCGGACGCCGCCGATTGGTTCGCTGGAAGATTGCCAGCGGATTGGTTCACCGGTCCCGCAACCCTCGAGATCGATCGCGACGAGATCGTCGTGCTCGGCGAACTCCCCCTCCCCGCAGCCGAACCCGCCGAACCCGCCGACTCCGGCGGGACCGAGACCGCTTCCGACAAGACCGGGGACGCCGCCCCGGCCGAGGTGCCGCAGGCCACCCGCGAGGGCGCCATCGCCCGCTTCCGGGAGACCACCCGCCCCGCCCGCATGCGCATCGCCCAGGAGGCCCAGGCCCGCTACGGCCGCAATGTGGCCTGGGGCGTCACCGTCAACGGCGAGCGAATCATGTTCACCCACCTGGCCGTTCCGGTCATGACCCGGCTGCGGCAGCCCGAGCGCAAGGTGCTCGACACCCTCGTCGACTCGGGCGTGGCCCGCTCCCGCTCCGACGCGCTGGCCTGGACGGTGAAGCTGGCCGGCAAGCACGCCGAGGAATGGCTCGAGGAATTGCGCTCGGCCATGCGCAAAGTCGACGATCTGCGCTCGGAGGGACCGCGCGGCCTGTAGCCGCGGCCTTCCCATACAGTGGGCGCATGCCCGCAGCCGCCCCGATCCTGGTGCTCAACGGTCCGAACCTGAACATGCTCGGCACCCGTCAGCCCGAGGTCTACGGGTCGGCGACCCTCGACGATGTGGTGGAACTGTGCCGCAAGACCGCGGCCCGGTTCGACCGCGAGATCGTGGCCTTCCAGTCCAATCACGAAGGCGCGCTGATCGACCGGATCCACGCCGCGCGCGGCGTGGAATCCGGCATCGTCGTCAATCCCGGCGGTCTCACCCACACCTCGGTGGCACTGCGCGACGCCCTGGTGATCCCGGAGGTGCCGATCGTGGAGGTGCACCTCAGCAATGTGCACGCCCGCGAGGAGTTCCGGCACCATTCCTTCGTCTCCCCGATCGCCACCGCGGTGATCGCCGGACTGGGGATCCAGGGCTACGCCGCGGCGATCGAGTTCCTCAGCACCCGATAGACCGGCACCGCCGCGCCCGCCGCTTCCGAGGCGGTGATGGCCTTGCGCCACAGCGCCCGCGCCGCGTGCGCGAGCGAGGCGTCGACTCCGGCGTCCTCGCTGGCCTCGATGACGTGCTGGGCGCCGGCGTCCATCATGCGCAGATTGGCCAGGTCACCCCAGCCGCCGGCCTTTGCGGCGGCCGCGAAGTTCGCCACGAAATCCGCGTACGGGGCCTGGGCGCGCAGGGCGAAGGGCAGGAAGTGGTCGATCTCGTTGCCGGAGTTGGCGATCAGCGCGAACGCCTGGTCCAGCGCCAGCATCCACGGGTGGAAGATGGTGAGCAGGGCCTGGTAGTAGACCTGCGACAGGCCGTCGTCCGCGCCCAGGTACTCCTGCGGGCTGAGCGGGCGCAGCAGTTCGGCGTGGGCGTCGAACACCGCGCGGGGTCCGCTGTAGAAGATGTACGAGGCCGGGTGCTCGATATCGTCGGAGACCGTCATGCAGCCGCCCGAAAGGAATTGCGCGCCTTGGGATCGCACCCAGGCCGCGCCGGCGCGGGCCCGCTGCGGCGAATCCGAGGACAGGTTGACGACGACCTTGCCGGCCAGGCGGTCGGCGACGGGACCGAGCACCTCGTGCATGGCCGCGTAGTGCGTCAGGCTCAGCACGACGACCTGGTTGGCGTCGAGCGCCTCGGCCACGGTGCGCGCCCGCGTCGCCCCGAGTTCGGCCATCGCCGCGGCCTTGTCGGGGCTGCGGTTCCAGACCGTCACCGCGATCCCGGCCTTCAGCAACGCCTTCACCATTGCCCGGCCCATCGGGCCCAGGCCGATGACGGTCACGGAACGGTGCTGATCGGACATGATGTACCCCTTCGATTTCGAGTGCTGGTCAACGGCGCGCCGGAATCGAGAGTGGCGGGGATCGGTAGCCTCGGGAAGACCGCACGTGCGGGTGGGGTTGCTTACCTGAAGGTTCGACATCTGGTCAGGAGGGCGCGATGAGCACCGAGGGTGACGCGAGTAACACGGTGTGCGGCATGTCCGTGGCCATCGACGTGGTCGGCGGCAAATGGAAGCTGCACCTGATGTGGGTGCTGGCCGAGGGGCCGCAGCGCTTCGGGCAGATCCGCCGCCTGCTGACCGGCGTCAGCGAGAAGGTGCTGGCCGAGAACCTGCGCCAGCTGGAGGCCAGCGGCATCGTGCACCGCGAGATCTACGCGGAAATCCCGCCGCGCGTGGAGTATTCGCTCACCGAGCTGGGCTGGGAGTTGAGCGCGGCGCTGCGCCCGCTCGAGGAATGGGGCGACCGCAATCGCGACCGCGTGCCGGGCCGCCCCCTCACCGCCGCGCGCTGAGCGCGCTGGCCGATCCCGGCTCTAACCCCCGACGATGCTGGCCCCCACGCATTCCAGCAGCGCGGCGGCGTCGACCATGCTCGCGGCCGGGTCCGGCTCCAGCTCCGAGAGCGCGTAGGCGGCGGCGAATCCGGCCGCCTTCAATTGCTCGGCGGTCAGCTGCACGCGCCCCGCGACGACGATCACCGGCACCCCGGCCGCGCGCGCGGCGGCGCAGACCCCGATCGGGGCCTTGCCGGACAGGCTCTGCTGATCGAGCGAGCCCTCCCCGGTGACCACCAGGTCGGCGTCGGCCAGCTGCGCCGGAAAATCGATCAGCGTCAGCACCACGTCGATCCCGGAGCGCATGCGCGCGCCCAGCGCGGCCAGCGCCCCGAAGCCGGCGCCGCCCGCCGCGCCGGCGCCCGGTTTCTCGGCCCATTCGGGGCCGAGCACGGCGGCCCAATTCTTCAGCGCCGCTTCCAGATTCGCGATCTGATCGTCGTCGGCGCCCTTCTGCGCGGCGTAGACGGCGGCCGCGCCGTTGGGTCCGAGCAGCGGATTGTCCACGTCACCGGCCAGCGTCAGGGTGGCGTCGGCCAGCGCGGGATGCAGGCCGGAGCGGTCGATGCGCACCGCGCGGGCCAATGCCGCGCCGCCGCAAGGCAATTCATTGCCGTCGGCGTCGAGAACGCGCAACCCCAGCGCCTGCAGCATGCCGGCCCCGCCGTCGGTGGAGGCGCTGCCGCCGAGCCCGAGCACGATGTCGCGGGCGCCCCGGTCGAGCGCGTCGCCGATCACGTCGCCCACGCCGTAGGTGGTGGCGTGCAGCGGATCATGTTGTCCGGCGGGAAGTTTCGAGATTCCGCTGACGGCCGCGAGCTCGATCACCGCCGTCGCGCCGCGCACCGCGTACGAGGTCTGCACCGGCGCGAGGGTGGGCCCGTAGCTCTCGATCTCGACCTGTTCCCAGCCCGCCGCCACGAAGGCGTCGAGCGTGCCGTCCCCGCCGTCCGCGATCGGGGCCTGCCGCACCGCCGTCTCGGGCGCGAACCGGATGATCCCCCGTTCCAGCGCGGCCGCCGCCTCCGCCGCGGTGAGTGAGCCCTTGAATTTGTCCGGGGCGAGCAACACCCGGCGCGGCTGTGGGTTCTTCATACCTACAGTGTGCGCAATGGATGCCGGAGTATGCGTGACGAACCGAGCCCGGCACGTTCGACCTGGTGGCGACACGCCCGAAGCCACCCTTCCCGTATTCGGACAAATAGCCGCCGCGGGCGCACTAACGTCGCATCCATGTCGAGTGAGTCGATCGAGGTCCGCAAGAACGCCGCACTGGATCGGTTCGAGCTGTACGTCGACGGACAACTCGCCGGCGTCGCGGCCTATCAGGACACCGCCAACGAGCGCGCCTTCGTGCACACCGAGATCTATCCCCAGCACGAAGGGCTCGGCTACGGGCGCAAGCTCGTGCAGGGCGCGCTGGATCAGACCCGGGACGAGGGGTACGGCATCCTGCCGCTGTGCCCGATGGTGCACCACTTCGTCGAATCCCGGCCCGCCTATCTGGCTTTGGTGCCGCAGTGGTCGCGGGAGCGGCTGAACCTGCCGCAGAACTAGCGGCCGCGATCAGTAGGCCTTGACCGCGCCGTCCAGCGCGGTCTGCAATTCGTCGCGCACCACCCGCGTGATCTCCGCGGGCTTGGTGGGCAGCTCCGCCACGGGCACCCCGAAGTGGAAGCTGGCCGAGTGCGCCTCCTCCTTGGTGGGCTCGACGGCGGGATCCAGCCGTGGGCCGTAGCTCAATCCGAGGCACACCAGCACCGGTTCGGCGCCGAGCTTCTTGGCGCGGAAGGCGATGTGCCCGATCCCGGTTCCGACCTGCTGCACCCGGGTGGGGTCCACATCGTTGCAGGTGCCCTCGGGAAAGACCGCCACCCCGTCGCCGCGCGCCATGCGTTCGGCGCAGACGTCGATCATGCGCTGCCCGGCCGCGTTGACCGCGCGCAGCCCGTGGTCCTTGCCGCGGAAGACGGGGATGCCGCCCATCATGTCGATGCGCCCACGCAGCGTGTCCTCGACGAACAGCTCGTCCTTGGCCAGCACCCGGGTGTGCCCGATGACCGGGCGCAGCGCACTGCGCCAGGCCGCGGCGGCGACGGTGTAGGGATCGAGTTGCGAGAGGTGATTGACCGCGATGAGCAGCGGCCGCCGCTGGGAGATGAACTCCCGCAGCCGGTCCCGCGCGCCCGGAGCGTAGCTCACCCGGGGCCGATAGCGACGCCCCAACAGCCAGTAGGCCGCCCGCGCCTTCAACAGATTCTGCTGATGATCGCGATAGAAGTCGTAGACGGCATCGCTGTTCTCGAGGATCACCTCGGGACGTTCCATAAGGCCACCCTAGCTACCAACCGCAAGGTATGCGGGACAAGTTTTTCGGGCCTTGGAATCCCGCGGCACGGCACAAATGAGTAACCAGCAAATTATGCAACGCAATTAGCCTGTCTCAGTGCGATGATGGCGGGGTGGCACGCGCAGAGGAACACGGGGACCGTTCTCGACGCGAATCCCGGCATGAAGACCAGGTGGTTCGCCCTGGCACTTTGCTGGTGTCCGCAACCGATCTCGTCGAGCCCTCGTTCAGGCGCTCGGTGGTCTACATTCTCGAGCACAACGACGGCGGCACCTGGGGCGTGGTGCTCAACAAACCCAGCGACACTCCCCTGAACGATGTGCTGCCCGCGTGGTCCGAACTGGCCGCGGGACCGCGCGCCCTCTATATCGGCGGCCCGGTGAAACGCGATGCCGCACTGTGCCTGGCCACCATCAAGGTCGGCGCCTCCATTGCCGGACTCGCGGGCGTGCGCCGGGTCGACGGCCGGGTCGCCCTGATCGATCTGGACTCCGATCCGGACACCATCGAGCATCTGGTCGAGGGCGTGCGGGTCTTCGCGGGTTACGCCGGCTGGACCTTCGGCCAGCTGGAAGGCGAACTGGATCGCGGCGATTGGATCGTGCTGTCGGCCCTGCCCTCCGACCCGCTCGCGGGGCGCGGCGATCTGTGGGCGCAGGTGCTGCGCCGCCAGCCGCTGCCGCTGTCGCTGCTGGCGACCCACCCGATCGAACTCGAGCGAAACTGAACCGTCGGAACGTCTGTGTCGTGATCGATGCGGAGGTAAGCGATGCCGGAGGATCAGGCGGCTCTGCTCCGCGCGTTGTACGACGAGCACGGGGCGGCGCTGTGGCGCTACACCTACGGTCTGGTCGGTGATCCCGGGCGGGCCGAGGACATCGTGCAGGAGACCTTGCTGCGCGCCTGGCAACGACCCAATGTCCTGGATCAGTCGACCAGCTCGGCGCGGGCGTGGCTGTTCACCGTGGCCCGCAATCTGGCCGTGGACGAGCACCGCAGCGCGCGCAGCCGCCGCGAGTTCCGCACCGATCACCCGCCCGAGGTCCCCGAACCGGACAAGACGGATCGGGCGTTGGACGGGTGGCTGGTGGCGGACGCGCTGGCGCGGCTGAGCGTCGACCACCGCGAGGTGATCGTGCGTGCCTACTATCGGGGCCTGTCGACGCATCAGATCGCGACGGAGCTGGAGATCCCGGAGGGCACGGTCAAATCCCGGATGCACTACGGCATGCGGGCATTGCGTTTGGTGCTGCAGGAGATGGGGGTGACGAGATGACCGAGGGCCATGAGCTGTGCGTTGGCTACACCACCTGGGATGGCGCGTACGTGCTCGGCGCTCTCGCCCGCGACGACCGCCGCGAGTACGAGGAGCATCTGTCCGGCTGCGAGGCGTGCCGCACCGCGGTGGGGAAACTGGCCGGGCTGCCCGGACTGCTGGCGCTGGTGGATCCGGAGACGGCGTTCTCGGTTGCGGCACAGGAGGATCCGCCCGCGTCCGTACCGCCGCCGCCCGAACGGCTGCTGCCCACACTGGCGGGTCAGGCCGCCAAGCGGCGGCGCCGGGGGCGATGGTGGACGCTCGGCGGATCCGTGGCGGCGGCGGCCGCGGCGGTGATGATCGCGGTGCCGGTGACGGCGACCGTGGCCCGGGACGCGGGTCCGGCGATCGTGCAGCAGGTGGTGGCGCAGGGCCCGCTGAAACCACAGACCGACACCCCGATTCAGGCCACCTTCAAGGTGAGCACGATCAATGGGCAGACCCGCGTGGACATGTGGTGTCAGTACCCGCCGGCCGCCGAGGCCGACGACGCCTCGTACCTGTGGACGCTGTCGCTGTGGGTGACCCGGGACGACGGCGTGCAGTCGAAACTCGCGGAGTGGACGGTGAAACCGGGACAGACGCTGACTCCGGACGGCACCACCTCGGTGTCGCCGGAGCAGCTGAAGACGGTCGAGATCCGCAACATGTCCGGCAAGGTGCTGCTGGCGGCGGGTATCTGACCTACTTGGTCTTGCGGCGGAACGTGGTGGTGGACCAGAAGTAGCCGAACAGCCCGATCGCCACGCACCAGCCGACGGCCAGAATCCCGTTGTGCCCGATGGGATCTCCCATCAGCAGACCGCGCAGGGTTTCGGTGATGGGGGTGAAGGGCTGGTACTCGGCGAACTGCTTGACGCCCGCGGGCATGGTGCCGGTGGGCACCAGACCGCTGCCGAGGAACGGCAGGAACAGGATCGGCGTCGGCATGTTCGAGGCGCTCTCCGGCGTCTTGGCGACCAGGCCGAAGCCCACGCCCAGCCAGTTCAGCGCGAACACGGTCAGCGCGATGAGGCCGAAGGCGGCCACCCATTCCACCGGGTTGGCGTGCGGCCGGAAGCCGATGGCCAGCGCGGTCAGCGTCATGGCCACCACGCCCAGCATGCCCTGGACGAGGGTGCCCACCACCTGCCCGGTCAGCACCGAGGCGTGCGAGAAGCGCATGGTGCGAAAGCGATTGATGATGCCCTTGGTCATATCGGTGGCCATGCCGACCGCGACGCCGGCCACCATGTAGGCCGGGATGATCAGCATCATGCCGGGGGTCAGGTAGTCGATGTAGCGGCCGCCGGTGGCTGACTTCAGCGCGCCGCCGAACACGAAGTTGAACAACAGCAGCAGGAACACCGGCATGATGACCAGCGCGAACGTCATGCCCGGATAGCGCTTGGCGTGCACCAGGTTCCGGCGCAGCATGGTCTTGGAATCGGTGAAAGACATGGCGAGCGTGCGCCCACCCGTCGCCCCACCGCCACCCCTGAGGGAATCGCTACGCGATGCGAGATTCATTTGGCGGTCTCCTTCTCCGGAGCGTGGCCACCGGTGAGGGCCAGGAAGACATCGTCGAGATCGGGGGTGTGCACGGACAGTCCGGCGGGTTCCACCCCGGCCGCGTCCAGGCGATCGAGCACCTCGCGCAGCGAGCGGACACCGCCGTCGCTCGGGACGGCCAGCGTGAGATCACCGTTGACCTGCGAGGCGCTGCCGAAAATCAGGGCGGCGGAATCGAATTGGGCGCGTTCGTCGAAGTCCAGCCGGATGTAGCCGCCCGGCACCATCCGCTTGAGCTGATCGGCGGTGCCCTCGGCGACCAGCCGGCCCTGGTGCAGCACCGCGATCCGGTCGGCCAGTTGATCGGCCTCCTCGAGGTACTGGGTGGTCAGGAAGATGGTGACGCCGCGCGCGGTGAGCCGGCGAATGACGTCCCACATGGCCCGGCGGCTGCGCGGGTCCAGGCCGACGGTCGGCTCGTCGAGGAAGATCAGGCGCGGATCGCCGACCAGGGTCATGGCCAGGTCCAGGCGGCGGGTCATGCCGCCGGAGTAGCTGGAGGCGATCTTGTCGGCGGCCTCCTCCAGATCGAAGGTGGCCAGCAGCTCGGCGGCGAGCCGGCGGCTCTCGGCGCGGGGCAGATGGTGCAGATCGCCCATGAGCAGCAGGTTCTCGCGGCCGGTGAGCAGTTCGTCGACGGCCGAGAACTGACCGGTGACGCCGATCAGCCCGCGCACGTCGTCGGGCCGGGCGCCGGGATCGAAACCGCCGACGGAGATCTCGCCGCCGTCGGCGCGCTGCAGCGTGGACAGGATCTCGACCGTGGTGGTCTTGCCCGCGCCATTGGGGCCCAGCAGCGCGAAGACGCTGCCGGCCGGGACGGTGAAGTCGATGCGGTCGAGCACGATGTGCTCGCCGAAGGATTTGCACAGTCCGGCGACGGTGATCGCCGCCGATCCGGGGTGATTCATGGTTCCCCTCTCATTCATTGATACGCATGAACGCATGCGTCAGCCGGCCCGCGGCCGCCGAGGCGTGCGGCCGAAGTGTCGTGGTCCAGCTATTCGGTTGTGCTACGCGGCTTTTCGGTCAGCGAGCGGTACTCAGATGTCGAGGTCCTCGACATGCGGGTTCTCGGCGTCGAGGACACGGGCGTAGAGGCGATCCGGGATCTTGCCCTTCAACTCGTCGAGCGAGTCGAAGACCTCGAGATCGAAATCGCCCCAATCCTGTTCCCCCAGGCCGAGAAAGCGGCGCCACTGGCGCCAGTTGGTGTCGGTCGGGAACTCCGACCAGTTGGAGAAATGGCTGTGCACCGCGTACGCGCCTTTGCGTGTGCGGTACACCCGGATGTCCTCGATGCGCTCGTTGGCCATCTGGTGCCAGTGGGTGAGCAGGTGGCCGGAGAACCGGACCTGCCGGACGCCGTCCTTGCCCACCTTCAGGACCACCTCGTCGTAGCCCTGCTGCTTGCCCTCCTCGAGCTCGATGAAGCGCCGCAGTGCCGTGACGATCGCGCCCGACAGATTGCCCCCCACCAGTTCTTGCGCGCGCGCGAACAGTTTCAGGTCGTCATCGGATACGTAGATCGTCTTGTTCGGCATGAGCCAACTATACGTAGACGTATACATACATGGCAAGCATGATCGAGGAAAGCAAGATTGAACCGGTCGCGACTCGCATTCGTATCTCGATTGAGGGTATCCGGGCAGCGGTGGAGTCCACCGAAAGGAAGCGCCCATGCACAGTGGTACACGGGTCGTCGATCACCTCGTCGAGGCGGTTGCGGCGCTGGGCGTCGGGCACATCTTCGGTGTCGACGGGGCGAATATCGAAGACCTGTACGACGCGGCCTTCGACCACCGGCAGCTGGTCACGGCCGTGGTCGCCAAGCACGAGTTCGCCGCCGCGACCATGGCGGACGGGTACGCCCGCTCCACCGCGGGGCTCGGCGTCGTGTGCGCCACCTCGGGCGGCGGCGCGGTGAATCTGGTCGCCGGGCTGGCCGAGTCCTATGCCTCCCGGGTCCCCGTGCTGGCGCTGGTGGGCCAGCCCCCCACGGTCCTGGAGGGCAAGGGCGCCTTTCAGGATTCGAGCGGTCGGGCCGGCGCCTTCGACGCGGTCGCGCTGTTCACGCCGATCTCGCACTACTGTGCGCGTGTCGAGGCCCCCGCCGACCTGCCCGCGCACCTGGCCCACGCGGTCACCGCGGCTCGGCGCGGCGGACCCGCGGTATTGTTGCTGCCCAAGGACATTCAGCAGGCCGACCTGCTCGCTCCCGCGTTCAGCCCGCCCTCGCGGGCCTATCGCCGGGAGATCGAGCAGCTGTGGCGGGTACTGGACATCGTGCGCGGGGCCCGCGCCACCGGCAAGGTCGTGATCATCGCCGGCGATCAGGTGGCCCGTGACGACGCCCGCGCCGCGCTGGCGCGCTTCACCGCCGCCCTGGACGCCGCGATCGGGGTGGCGCCGGACGCCAAAGACGTCTACCACCACGCGGATCCGGGTTTCTGCGGCGTCGCGGGCAGCATGGGCAATCCGGAACTGCTGGACGCGCTGCGCGGCGCGGCACTGTGCCTGTTGATCGGCACCCGCATGCCGGTCACCGCCCGGGCCGGGCTGGAGGACGCGCTGGCGGCGGTGCCGCTGGTGAGCATCGGTGCGCTGCCGCCGTTCCCGCCCACCCCGCGCACCCCCGCTCCCGTGCACGCGCACAGCAACGACCTTTCGCGGACACTCGCGGAACTGGCCGGCGAATTGCGTTCGGACTCCGGAACTTCCGGCGGCCGGGTGGTGCCGCTGCGTCCGCGACCGCACCGGGAGCCGACGCTGACCCCACTGCCGGTGCCGCCCGCACAGGGTCCGGGACTGCGCTATCGGGAGGTGGTCGAGACCATCAATGCCGTGCTGCCCGAGGGCGCGGACGTCTTCGCCGACGCCGGCAATACCGGTGCGGCCGTGGTGCATCACCTGCGGCTGCCCCGCGACGGCCGGTTCACCGTCGCGCTCGGCATGGGCGGGATGGGTTACGCGTTCGGGGCCGGCATCGGGTCGGCGTTCGCCCGGCGCCGCCGCCCCGACGGCGGCCCGCGCCGCACCTATGTGATCGCCGGTGACGGCGCTTTCTTCATGCACGGCATGGAGATTCACACCGCGATCGAGCATCGGCTGCCGATCACCTTCGTCGTCTTCAACAACAACGCGCACGCCATGTGCATCACTCGTGAGCAGCTGTATTACGGAGATCGCTACAGCTTCAACCGATTTCGTCCCGCGTATCCGGGCGCGGGGATGGCCGCCATGTTCCCGGACCTGTGCGCTCACGCACCGCAGTCCCGGACCGAGCTCGACGCGGCGCTGCGGCACTGCGCCGACCGGCCGGGGCCCTCGTTCGTCTCGATCGACTGCGATCCGGACGAAATCCCGCCGTTCACACCGTTCCTGACGTCCCCAGGAGGCACCCCGTGACCACCAGCGCCCTGCCCGCCCTCAGCGACATCCCGGAAGCCGCCGTGCCCGGTGTGCTGCGGATCGAGAACTCCGATCGCGACGCCACCACCCCGATCATCCTGGACATGCTCCGATCGGTGTATCCGCACGATCAGATCTTCGGCGACTTCTGCCCGGTCCAGGGCTATATCGACGCGCCGCCACGGGATCTGTACGACTACCTCGCCGACACCCGCTGCCTAGAGGAATGGACCTACAGCCTGCGCGGCTTCACCGAGACCGACGAGCCGGGCCTGTGGGTGTCCTACGACCGGCTGGGCGACAGCACCAAGATCTACACCCGCACGGTCGCCAATCCCGACGCCATGACGGTGGACTACCACTGCGCCTGGGATCAGAGCGATCACCTGTGGATGGTCTACCTGATGCGGGTGGTCGACGCCCAGGTGGTGTTCGACAAGCCGGGATCGGTGGTGCTGTGGACGAATTGCCACCACCCCTTCTACGACAAGAACCCCTACAAGGACACCGCGCCCGACGGGCGCAAGGTCTGGGTGGGTGACTTCTGGGAGATGTTCTCCGCCGGGCACCAATTGGAGCTCGACAACCTCAAGGCCATCGCCGAATACCGCGCGTCCCACGGCCTGCCGATCAAGCCCGCCTGGATGGAATGAGTTGCCGCACATGGATTTCACCGACCCCACCCTCGGGACGCCGCCTGTCAGCCTGGTCGACGTCGCCAGCTATCTGCCCGGCGAGCCGGTCGGAACCGAGTACTTCACCCAGTTCTCGCGTTCGGATCGGATGGCCAAGAACGTCATGTTCCGCGCGCCCAAGGGCCGCCATCACGTGGCGCGCGACGAGACCGCCGTGGACATGATCGAGCGGGCCACCGCACCGCTGATCGATCGCCATGGGACACAGGAGATCTCGAATATCGACGTGCTGCTCACCCACACCCAGCTG
This sequence is a window from Nocardia yunnanensis. Protein-coding genes within it:
- a CDS encoding NTF2-like N-terminal transpeptidase domain-containing protein, yielding MDVWGSRRFRVRGAIALAGVAAVAIAMGSCGVRDRSSGAEAVVERFTTLIDKKDYDGASRLTSYPAGASATLKQVFEGLDPGKPDYHVTQYIGLDGTTGLFSMTGAWNFGDKRDWKYDLNGTVRKLSVGWRISWDPALVMPQLDAKRSAKLVRTFAQPSPKVNDIGGQPLMTEQTINVIKLDPAKITDPVASTNALGAAIAPVAPLIDGPALLQQLSASQGKPIVAVNLRDGDFNILEPRMAPIPGVVMEKQPKLISADRRIWSPMLDALTKVWQDNRDQHSGWGVQLFEPDGSFVTQLAGEQGPPGPDIPSTMDQRLQRAAEDAVVSTGSPTSIVAIQPSSGALVAVAQNSQASEKGNIAFTGLYPVGGMIELFKNVAAVAKNKAPQDVSVGDAADAASLLGIGIDFKVPGLDETTGRLPTGKNAAENVGRGNAADSLLASPWGMAIAAATVANGQVPKPMITIGQPATTEADLAALPGGAADRLRGMLHDGVGAPEMAALNRYRDVQAYGSTTGNSGWLIATMGDLAFAIHIDDPDSGDLTARVAARLLQSLAAPD
- the aroQ gene encoding type II 3-dehydroquinate dehydratase, with product MPAAAPILVLNGPNLNMLGTRQPEVYGSATLDDVVELCRKTAARFDREIVAFQSNHEGALIDRIHAARGVESGIVVNPGGLTHTSVALRDALVIPEVPIVEVHLSNVHAREEFRHHSFVSPIATAVIAGLGIQGYAAAIEFLSTR
- a CDS encoding NAD(P)-binding domain-containing protein, whose protein sequence is MSDQHRSVTVIGLGPMGRAMVKALLKAGIAVTVWNRSPDKAAAMAELGATRARTVAEALDANQVVVLSLTHYAAMHEVLGPVADRLAGKVVVNLSSDSPQRARAGAAWVRSQGAQFLSGGCMTVSDDIEHPASYIFYSGPRAVFDAHAELLRPLSPQEYLGADDGLSQVYYQALLTIFHPWMLALDQAFALIANSGNEIDHFLPFALRAQAPYADFVANFAAAAKAGGWGDLANLRMMDAGAQHVIEASEDAGVDASLAHAARALWRKAITASEAAGAAVPVYRVLRNSIAAA
- a CDS encoding winged helix-turn-helix transcriptional regulator, coding for MSTEGDASNTVCGMSVAIDVVGGKWKLHLMWVLAEGPQRFGQIRRLLTGVSEKVLAENLRQLEASGIVHREIYAEIPPRVEYSLTELGWELSAALRPLEEWGDRNRDRVPGRPLTAAR
- a CDS encoding glycerate kinase, with product MKNPQPRRVLLAPDKFKGSLTAAEAAAALERGIIRFAPETAVRQAPIADGGDGTLDAFVAAGWEQVEIESYGPTLAPVQTSYAVRGATAVIELAAVSGISKLPAGQHDPLHATTYGVGDVIGDALDRGARDIVLGLGGSASTDGGAGMLQALGLRVLDADGNELPCGGAALARAVRIDRSGLHPALADATLTLAGDVDNPLLGPNGAAAVYAAQKGADDDQIANLEAALKNWAAVLGPEWAEKPGAGAAGGAGFGALAALGARMRSGIDVVLTLIDFPAQLADADLVVTGEGSLDQQSLSGKAPIGVCAAARAAGVPVIVVAGRVQLTAEQLKAAGFAAAYALSELEPDPAASMVDAAALLECVGASIVGG
- a CDS encoding GNAT family N-acetyltransferase — protein: MSSESIEVRKNAALDRFELYVDGQLAGVAAYQDTANERAFVHTEIYPQHEGLGYGRKLVQGALDQTRDEGYGILPLCPMVHHFVESRPAYLALVPQWSRERLNLPQN
- a CDS encoding lysophospholipid acyltransferase family protein, with the protein product MERPEVILENSDAVYDFYRDHQQNLLKARAAYWLLGRRYRPRVSYAPGARDRLREFISQRRPLLIAVNHLSQLDPYTVAAAAWRSALRPVIGHTRVLAKDELFVEDTLRGRIDMMGGIPVFRGKDHGLRAVNAAGQRMIDVCAERMARGDGVAVFPEGTCNDVDPTRVQQVGTGIGHIAFRAKKLGAEPVLVCLGLSYGPRLDPAVEPTKEEAHSASFHFGVPVAELPTKPAEITRVVRDELQTALDGAVKAY
- a CDS encoding YqgE/AlgH family protein produces the protein MARAEEHGDRSRRESRHEDQVVRPGTLLVSATDLVEPSFRRSVVYILEHNDGGTWGVVLNKPSDTPLNDVLPAWSELAAGPRALYIGGPVKRDAALCLATIKVGASIAGLAGVRRVDGRVALIDLDSDPDTIEHLVEGVRVFAGYAGWTFGQLEGELDRGDWIVLSALPSDPLAGRGDLWAQVLRRQPLPLSLLATHPIELERN
- a CDS encoding sigma-70 family RNA polymerase sigma factor, which gives rise to MPEDQAALLRALYDEHGAALWRYTYGLVGDPGRAEDIVQETLLRAWQRPNVLDQSTSSARAWLFTVARNLAVDEHRSARSRREFRTDHPPEVPEPDKTDRALDGWLVADALARLSVDHREVIVRAYYRGLSTHQIATELEIPEGTVKSRMHYGMRALRLVLQEMGVTR